In Candidatus Zixiibacteriota bacterium, a single genomic region encodes these proteins:
- a CDS encoding Fic family protein has translation MPDLSGKLEEVLGFNRPDVGKYLAAVHYPNYLYWDKVRFMNRPKGMSPEEFWALVKALRTYSPSRSSTVVKDEKGRHFTWDPLPGFDRFQHIVDMKLGGYLESSLVGDPSARRRYITRGIMEEAIASSQLEGANTTRRVAKKMLVENRKPRTVSEQMILNNYQAMLQIEESLRHQDLSVPNIQELHVTLTKDTIGSGDVGRLRTDADEDRVVVCDPATGLIYHVPPSEKFMRREIVRLVSYANDNTETIPFVHPVIKAIILHFWIGYLHPFTDGNGRLARTLFYWYVLRHDYWAFSYLPLSKLIRQSPAQYRDAYVYSEQDDNDLNYFLDYNVRKIEQARVDFQKYVQRKELENRRMSKLAQSKYALNDRQIQLLRYLYKNEDESATIKTFSRINNVGILTARKDLERLETLGFLSSAKVGRERPFRATSKLSELFG, from the coding sequence ATGCCGGACTTGAGTGGGAAGTTGGAAGAAGTGCTTGGTTTTAACCGACCTGATGTTGGCAAGTATCTGGCCGCCGTCCACTACCCCAATTATTTGTACTGGGACAAAGTGAGATTCATGAACCGACCGAAGGGAATGTCTCCCGAGGAATTCTGGGCCCTCGTCAAAGCTCTTAGAACCTACTCCCCGAGCCGATCATCAACGGTGGTCAAGGATGAAAAAGGGCGCCACTTCACGTGGGACCCGCTTCCCGGGTTCGATCGCTTTCAGCACATCGTGGATATGAAACTTGGAGGATACCTTGAGTCGTCCTTAGTGGGTGATCCATCGGCGCGCCGCCGTTACATTACGAGGGGAATCATGGAGGAGGCCATCGCTTCCTCCCAATTGGAAGGGGCCAATACAACGCGCAGGGTAGCCAAGAAGATGCTGGTCGAGAATAGAAAGCCCCGGACGGTCTCCGAGCAAATGATCCTAAACAACTATCAGGCGATGCTCCAGATTGAGGAGTCCCTTAGACATCAAGACCTGAGTGTGCCCAACATTCAGGAATTGCACGTCACCCTGACGAAGGACACGATTGGATCAGGCGACGTGGGACGGCTCAGAACCGATGCTGATGAAGACAGGGTGGTTGTCTGTGACCCTGCTACCGGACTCATTTACCATGTGCCTCCGAGCGAAAAATTCATGCGGAGAGAAATAGTCAGGCTAGTGTCTTACGCAAATGACAACACCGAGACCATTCCTTTTGTACACCCAGTGATTAAGGCGATCATACTTCACTTCTGGATAGGTTATCTTCATCCGTTCACTGACGGCAACGGCCGACTAGCGAGAACGCTTTTCTATTGGTACGTGCTGCGCCATGACTATTGGGCTTTTTCGTACCTACCGTTGTCAAAACTCATTCGCCAGTCCCCGGCTCAATATCGGGATGCCTATGTTTACAGCGAACAGGACGATAACGATCTGAACTACTTTCTTGACTATAATGTCCGGAAGATCGAGCAAGCAAGAGTCGATTTCCAGAAATACGTCCAACGCAAAGAACTGGAAAATCGACGAATGAGCAAGTTGGCGCAATCCAAATACGCACTGAATGATCGGCAGATTCAATTGCTCAGATACCTATACAAGAACGAAGATGAGAGTGCGACCATCAAGACGTTTTCGCGCATAAATAACGTAGGCATACTTACTGCACGCAAGGATCTTGAGCGACTCGAGACGTTAGGTTTTCTATCGTCCGCCAAGGTCGGCCGCGAACGCCCGTTCAGAGCGACATCGAAACTCAGCGAGTTGTTTGGCTGA
- a CDS encoding OsmC family protein, whose product MLTAKMNWVGGIKFEGTSVFGHKIVTDGAKEAGGTEAGYKPTELLLYGMAGCTGIDVVKILQKQRQPLTSLEIEITAHQNETYPRPFHTIEVKYIATGPGLDEKKLAQAIELSESKYCVVSQTVQRETKVVTSYEIRS is encoded by the coding sequence ATGCTCACCGCCAAAATGAACTGGGTCGGCGGAATTAAGTTCGAGGGGACGTCCGTATTCGGTCACAAAATCGTCACCGACGGCGCCAAAGAAGCGGGTGGCACGGAAGCGGGCTACAAGCCGACCGAGCTGCTTCTCTACGGGATGGCCGGATGCACCGGGATCGATGTAGTAAAGATCCTGCAGAAACAGAGGCAGCCGCTGACGTCGCTCGAGATCGAGATCACCGCTCACCAGAATGAGACCTACCCCCGGCCGTTTCATACTATCGAAGTCAAATACATCGCCACCGGACCGGGCCTGGACGAAAAGAAACTAGCCCAGGCGATCGAGCTGTCCGAGTCGAAATACTGCGTGGTCAGCCAGACCGTACAGCGCGAGACCAAAGTAGTGACGAGCTACGAGATTCGGTCGTGA